A single genomic interval of Corylus avellana chromosome ca10, CavTom2PMs-1.0 harbors:
- the LOC132164390 gene encoding dirigent protein 22-like, whose translation MARILPSMASQMIIVFFLLYSFSATFVSAGEDQGFGFGRILDKKRHKLRKPKLNHFHFFFHDILSGRNPTAVMVVPPPSNTSLTGFGSVAIMDDPLTLGPELSSKTIGKAQGLYASASQEEFALLMVMNFAFSVGKYNGSSLSILGRNPGATSKVREFPVIGGSGLFRFARGYALATTHDLNLKTGDAVIEYNVYVLHY comes from the coding sequence ATGGCTAGAATTCTTCCATCCATGGCTTCCCAGATGATCATCGTCTTCTTCCTTCTATATTCCTTCTCTGCAACTTTTGTCTCTGCAGGAGAAGATCAAGGCTTTGGATTTGGAAGAATCTTAGACAAGAAGCGACACAAGCTGAGGAAACCAAAGCTGAACCactttcacttcttttttcaTGATATTCTGAGTGGCCGGAATCCCACCGCCGTCATGGTTGTGCCGCCACCCTCCAACACATCATTGACGGGGTTTGGCTCTGTAGCCATCATGGATGACCCATTAACCTTAGGACCCGAACTCAGCTCGAAAACGATAGGAAAGGCACAGGGGCTTTATGCCTCTGCCTCACAAGAAGAATTTGCTTTGTTGATGGTCATGAACTTTGCCTTCTCCGTAGGAAAATATAATGGTAGCAGTCTTTCCATTTTAGGAAGAAACCCCGGCGCCACCAGCAAGGTGAGAGAGTTTCCGGTGATCGGAGGCAGCGGGCTGTTCAGGTTTGCTAGGGGTTATGCTCTCGCCACCACTCatgacttgaacttgaagacgGGTGATGCTGTAATCGAGTACAATGTCTATGTGCTCCATTattga
- the LOC132164369 gene encoding dirigent protein 22-like, translated as MARILPSMASQMIIVFFLLYSFSATFVSAGEDQGFGFGRILDKKRHKLRKPKLNHFHFFFHDILSGRNPTAVMVVPPPSNTSLTGFGSVAIMDDPLTLGPELSSKTIGKAQGLYASASQEEFALLMVMNFAFSVGKYNGSSLSILGRNPGATSKVREFPVIGGSGLFRFARGYALATTHDLNLKTGDAVIEYNVYVLHY; from the coding sequence ATGGCTAGAATTCTTCCATCCATGGCTTCCCAGATGATCATCGTCTTCTTCCTTCTATATTCCTTCTCTGCAACTTTTGTCTCTGCAGGAGAAGATCAAGGCTTTGGATTTGGAAGAATCTTAGACAAGAAGCGACACAAGCTGAGGAAACCAAAGCTGAACCactttcacttcttttttcaTGATATTCTGAGTGGCCGGAATCCCACCGCCGTCATGGTTGTGCCGCCACCCTCCAACACATCATTGACGGGGTTTGGCTCTGTAGCCATCATGGATGACCCATTAACCTTAGGACCCGAACTCAGCTCGAAAACGATAGGAAAGGCACAGGGGCTTTATGCCTCTGCCTCACAAGAAGAATTTGCTTTGTTGATGGTCATGAACTTTGCCTTCTCCGTAGGAAAATATAATGGTAGCAGTCTTTCCATTTTAGGAAGAAACCCCGGCGCCACCAGCAAGGTGAGAGAGTTTCCGGTGATCGGAGGCAGCGGGCTCTTCAGGTTTGCTAGGGGTTATGCTCTCGCCACCACTCatgacttgaacttgaagacgGGTGATGCTGTAATCGAGTACAATGTCTATGTGCTCCATTattga